The sequence below is a genomic window from Nitrospirota bacterium.
TGCAACTCTTTGCGGCTTATAGGTGTAGCACACAGCGGCAAAAGCCGCATGACTTCCCCGGTAACTTGCGGGGTAACTTGCGGGGTAACTTGCGGGGTAGGCACTTGAAACTTTTCCGCAAACCATTCCGGTGCAGAAAATGTTGTAATCACCGACCCGCTATGTTCAGACCATGCCGGATCAGGAACACCCACCGCACGACATAAATCAATGATTTTAAGTGTCCCTGAACCCCATTGTTCAATAATCCCTGCACGATAAAATACGCTTGCTATTATCGGATTCCACGGACGTGACTCATGGGGTTGAAGTAATTTCTCAGGAGTGATGCCGAAATGTAAGGCTCCTGGATTGGTAACTTCAAGACGGTTGTCATACATCGCTACGCTTACTGCTCCACCTGGGATTGTATAATCGCGATGACATAAAGCATTAGCTATTGCCTCTCTAAGTAGTGATTAAATGTCCGCTTAAAATAAAGAACAGGAGCAATCCATTCTCCCAACTTATGAATAATAACATCTGGCGCCCAATGGTCAATAAGTACTAATATAATTGCGATTCCACGCACTCCATCCAGTGCTGCGTTCCGCATATTACTTCCAGACGCAACGGTTGATAAGGTATCGTTTTCATTAGGTTTCATAATAAACTGGACTGGACAGAGGTTGATTTGTTGAATCAGTAACCACTATCCATCAGCCCGTAATTGTATCTTTGCCTTGTTTCCCTTCTTGTTCAGTTTTTAATACTTCTCCAATATGTCTTTTTAAAACAGGTATATTGTTCTTTAGAGTATCCCACACAGACTCTAAATCTATACCAAAATAATCATGGGTTAAAACATTCCTGAAGCCTATGGCCTCTTTCCATTCAACATCAGGGTATTTGCATCAACAGCCATGCTGTTTTCACAGAATTTTTCAAAATTGAGTTCTTTTGTATACAGTTCTATCTTTTCAATGGCACTCATAATGTCTTCTAAGAAAAGAATATAATCTCTATTTTTCTTAGGCATATTCAACCTCATTGAAAATCGTCTGTCTCAATCGTGGTTTCACCGCTTCTTTAATCACCAGATCAACTCTGCGACCCAATTGCTCTTCCAAATAATATTTCAACCTTATATAGTTAAAAAAGTCCTTATGTCCTTTCTCAAAGATTACAAGAATATCTATATCGCTTTTAGATTTTTGTGTTCCTTTAACAAAGGACCCAAATATTCCTATCTCTTTTACATAAAATGTTTCTTTTATGTAAGTAATATTCTCTATCAATATCTTCTTTACTTCCGCTTTTTCCATCTTACCTCAAATATCTTCCCATTTTATACATCATCAGCCTGTAAGTCCTTGTTTGCTGTCCTTCCTATAACCTGCTGAAAATATTTAGGAGCAATTCCATAGCCAGGTCGTCTAATATCAATATGCTCTCAAATGATAGCTTCACCTTTTTTGACGGCACTAATTATGACAATACTTTTTCTATTATTTATCCTTGTTGTTTTTTCACTATCCGCCCGCCTTTTTATCCCATTTCCTCTCATGACCTCAAACTCTCTTATCATAGGTGCGGTAACTAGAGTGCCGTGGTTGATGATGCCCAGGCGGTATTCTTTAGTCAGGTTTTCTACTCTTATGACTGTTTCTGGCATTACACTGTATCCATAAACGTCTTTTCAATCCGGCTGAACATGATTATCCCGATTGCCAATATTGCAACGGTCATTCCCATGCTCATACCCAGTTGCCAGGGCTGGATTGCACCTGCGCCCAGAAAGGCATAGCGAAATGTCTCAACAATAGCAGCCATAGGATTGAGCACATAGAGCGATTGCCATCTTGCCGGTATCTGGGACATAGGATATACGATAGGGGTTGCATACATCCAGAGCTGTACACCAAAACCGACAACAAATGTAAGGTCTTTATACTTGGTAGTCATAGATGAAATCAATATCCCAAATCCAAGTCCGAGCGCGGCCATCTGGATTAATAAGACAGGGGTGAGCAAGACCCAAAGATTTGGATTGATGGAAGACCCTCTGTAGTAAAAATAGAACATGAAAACCAGAAACAGACCAAACTGAATGGCAAATGTTAACAGGTTTGTGATGACTATTGAAACAGGGATTGCAAGCCGCGGAAAATAGACCTTGCCAAATATCCCTGCGTTGGCGACAAAGGTATCCGAGGTCCTGATAAAACAGTTGGAAAAGTAATTCCATGTCACAATACCCGCCATGTAGAATATGGCCTGAGGCAGGCCATCGGTTGGTATGTTAGCAATCATGCCAAAGACAATGGTAAAGATAAACGTTGAA
It includes:
- a CDS encoding nucleotidyltransferase family protein; the encoded protein is MEKAEVKKILIENITYIKETFYVKEIGIFGSFVKGTQKSKSDIDILVIFEKGHKDFFNYIRLKYYLEEQLGRRVDLVIKEAVKPRLRQTIFNEVEYA
- a CDS encoding ABC transporter permease, producing MGLVTEQENEQWTSVIRSRRGWFDIDLPGLWNYRDLILLFVRRDFVAIYKQTILGPLWFLLQPLFSTFIFTIVFGMIANIPTDGLPQAIFYMAGIVTWNYFSNCFIRTSDTFVANAGIFGKVYFPRLAIPVSIVITNLLTFAIQFGLFLVFMFYFYYRGSSINPNLWVLLTPVLLIQMAALGLGFGILISSMTTKYKDLTFVVGFGVQLWMYATPIVYPMSQIPARWQSLYVLNPMAAIVETFRYAFLGAGAIQPWQLGMSMGMTVAILAIGIIMFSRIEKTFMDTV